A region of the Mytilus galloprovincialis chromosome 1, xbMytGall1.hap1.1, whole genome shotgun sequence genome:
TAGTTGTTTTTGAAACAACaggtagttctcttatatttgatccctcagttttagtttgtaacccggatttgttttttctctatcgatttatgaattttaaacagcggtatactactgctgcctttattttttttaggGTGAAATATAGCGACAGCTATAGGCTTAAATCATAGAGTAACAGAAAGTTACAAACTTTTCTCGTCTCATGATAAGACATCATATGCAAGAAAATTACCTATGTGTATTTTAGTTCCGATCAAATGTCATTaattcatgtttgttttattaggtctttccacttttttgtggaaagacctattgttttttttctgattattttttttttttcttccgccaaattttgttcttgcaataaacatttgtttcgcaatttgtcgcttagatatttggtatatgatatcgaacagtttttgctcttttgaaatttaccctgcgtaaccgaatacttttctttgtaggagttatctcccaaaacactgttttccttgtgtccacaactccttcgcaactgtaaaagattacgacaaatttattttatgaaattgctcgttatatcctttgcatgatttgtccaagttcgaccgaagcaatatgaacgctccatatgagagttatttccccttatgcatttaatataagtgatatgcatttctatcttgtaaaccataagtgatagagacctaggatcttttgatttgaggtccttggtccaaaaaaatgaaaataaggtcatggtcaaaggtcaaggtcatattcttatttttgaatttggcttattttcacttattaccaaaaaccgtataagataaaatcaaattatttaacctaaattgttagttgcgacatgtcgtaacatgtaaatttttatcacaagggtacgttgaacgtaaaagcgagttttctccccttttgtatttaaaaatacgcgtatggtgatataactcagtAACCAAAtttaattaagacctatggtcttttgatttgaggtccttggtttatgaccttgaaattgatctcaaggtcatagcttaatttgatgttctagattttgacctttgcttttacctaatatgtatacatgataaagccatgagacttttggcaaaaggtatcaaaccatttgaccttgaaaaaaacaaccggaagtgaccctgtttaaaccggaagtagctattttttgtactttattaatataaaagtatatagaaccagatatttttggaatcagtgtcaagtaaatattcaaatattatcggaagtatcatttttcaaaccggaagtaacaaattatcttccttatttaaaaaatattgtatagaaaccatatatttttggaatcagcgtacagtAAGCTATCATTTGAAGATTGAAATGACATtataaacttaattttacaactttcatattaaaatagattgtttttggtggaaagaccttcaattgttctctgaacaattggtttttaattatacatGTGTTGCACCTTGAAATTGAGTATTGAATTATTTAATATACGTGTTGAATTGCTATGTCCTATGCAATGTTTATGAACATGCATTATCTGTATTGTGTAACTTCTGCCAATCTAGACACACCTCTAGAGTCGCGTCTtcgtaaatgttttaattttttaacaagtaatgtaaacaaatgttttgaattgGGATATATATAGAGAGCGAAGCTATCCTTAGCACTTTAGAAACTCAAACttgtaaataattaattttattgacaTAACATTGTGTATGTGTTCTTTGTCACCGATCTATGTAAGAGTAACTTTTTTAGTGTTCGAAACAACATACAATGAACTCGAATCATATGCAAAGGTTATTACAATCTCTTTCTGTTCTCACTATGAGAAATACTTTTACAGTGTTTATGCCTGTTCTAAATAGGAGAAATACGGTTACAGTGTACTAGATTTTCGGTCGTCGAATGTGTCCTGCTCGAAGCATACGggaaatatttcagaaaaaaacatcatcaacaCAGCGCATACCAGTATTCATCCTTTTGATTTTGAGAATTTGTGTATCTTGAAGACTTCTGTAAGTTTTGTTTATCTTTCCTTTACATTAATGTCTAGTACGGCGGTGCTGATGCCCCTTTACCTGGGTAAGCTGGCGGAGGAGGAGGCTGTGGGTAACCAAATTGTCCCTGAGGAGGAGGAAGCTGCGTGTAACCAAACTGTCCCTGAGGAGGAGTAGGTTGTTGGTTCCCAAACTGTCCCTGAGGCTGTGAAAAACCAAATTGTCCCTGGGGAGGTGGGGGTTGTGGGTAACCAAACTGTCCCTGGGGAGGTGGGTATGCCATATTTTGTCCTAGTGGTGGTGGATAACTCATCCCGGATGGCTGATTTGAAAAGGATGGCACTGGAgctgaaatacaaaacaaaagtaggaaatgaaagacaataatttaaaattttacaaactgaaaaaaaaacatacaaaaataaaaataaataataaaaaataaaaataaaaagtgttttgaCTACAAAACCTGGTTTGTATGATTATAATCATCTTTGTCTCTCAAAAATCTTTGTAGAAAAGACCATTATTCATACAAAAGATTGAAATGGTAAAGGCTGTTCTtttacttataattatacattattttttgtattgtgaCTTAGATAGTTGtattattggcactcataccacatcttcttatttataataatgGCGAGGATATATAGTAATATCagaaaataaatgcaagaactgTTTTTGCGTgcaatgttttgaaaatatctaaagaaattaATATATCCAACTTCGGCATCAGCATTGGTCTAGTATACAAAGGATTGAATTAAGTATGCTGCGATTTAGTTATTGTATTACATACGTGGAGGCTGGACAGTAGTTATTCTTGTCGTCGGTTGTACAACGGTGCCTCTGTTCCCACTGGTCTTCATCTGCTTGCATACAGCCATAATGACAACAAAAACTATAACTCCAAAGATGATACAACCAATCACTATCCCAGGAATAGCA
Encoded here:
- the LOC143072016 gene encoding uncharacterized protein LOC143072016 isoform X2, which codes for MVDFIWILFLALCLLNEVIPVTASYCSYSYYYSYRYCEYEFPTGAIPGIVIGCIIFGVIVFVVIMAVCKQMKTSGNRGTVVQPTTRITTVQPPPPVPSFSNQPSGMSYPPPLGQNMAYPPPQGQFGYPQPPPPQGQFGFSQLPPPQGQFGYPQPPPPPAYPGKGASAPPY
- the LOC143072016 gene encoding uncharacterized protein LOC143072016 isoform X1, with the protein product MVDFIWILFLALCLLNEVIPVTASYCSYSYYYSYRYCEYEFPTGAIPGIVIGCIIFGVIVFVVIMAVCKQMKTSGNRGTVVQPTTRITTVQPPPPVPSFSNQPSGMSYPPPLGQNMAYPPPQGQFGYPQPPPPQGQFGFSQPQGQFGNQQPTPPQGQFGYTQLPPPQGQFGYPQPPPPPAYPGKGASAPPY